Proteins co-encoded in one Corynebacterium tuberculostearicum genomic window:
- the cmk gene encoding (d)CMP kinase, whose product MISNLPNEGLILAVDGPSGTGKSTTCRALAKQLGAKYVDTGAMYRVATLAVLRKGVDPADTAAVIAATADLPLEVSDDPDSTEVLLGGEDVSRVIREDEVTRNVSAVSAIPEVRENLVALQRKLAREAHRAIVEGRDIGTVVLADAPAKAFMTASAEVRAQRRQAQNERAGIASDYETVLADVQRRDAADSSRKASPLRPAEDATLVDTSNMSPEDVLEALINVVKESAND is encoded by the coding sequence ATGATTTCTAATTTGCCAAACGAAGGCCTCATCCTAGCGGTAGATGGCCCTTCTGGAACTGGAAAATCGACTACTTGCCGTGCCCTAGCCAAGCAGCTGGGGGCAAAATACGTCGACACCGGTGCAATGTATCGTGTGGCAACGCTTGCCGTGCTGCGCAAAGGCGTGGACCCTGCAGACACCGCCGCGGTCATTGCAGCTACCGCGGATCTGCCTCTGGAGGTATCCGATGACCCGGATTCCACCGAGGTTCTCCTCGGCGGCGAGGACGTCTCGCGCGTTATTCGAGAAGATGAGGTTACTCGCAATGTGTCCGCAGTATCCGCCATTCCGGAGGTGCGCGAGAATCTGGTTGCGCTGCAGCGCAAGCTTGCCCGCGAGGCTCACCGCGCGATTGTAGAAGGCCGCGATATTGGCACTGTCGTGCTTGCCGACGCCCCCGCTAAGGCATTCATGACTGCCTCTGCCGAGGTCCGCGCTCAGCGCCGCCAAGCTCAAAATGAAAGGGCGGGCATCGCTTCGGATTACGAGACGGTACTCGCAGACGTCCAGCGCCGGGACGCTGCGGATTCTTCCCGCAAGGCCTCACCTCTGCGCCCAGCGGAAGACGCAACCCTAGTCGATACCTCCAATATGAGCCCAGAGGATGTGCTGGAAGCTCTGATTAACGTGGTAAAGGAGTCTGCCAATGACTAA
- the der gene encoding ribosome biogenesis GTPase Der, which translates to MTNHDPQEESETQFHYPAGKFDDEVVEAAPGWAADDFNTEEFDYDFDDSEFGEADYGDDAQTEDALSEEEWEELSRAFGVESDDRTEEALCTVAVVGRPNVGKSSLVNRFLGRREAVVEDHPGVTRDRISYVADWNGQRFLVQDTGGWDPNVKGIHAAIARQAEVAMETADVIVMVVDTKVGITETDEVMARRLQKSPVPVILVSNKFDSDNQYADMAEFYALGLGDPWPVSAQHGRGGADVLDEILRVFPEEPRQTAITSGPRRVALVGKPNVGKSSLLNKLTSEERSVVDNVAGTTVDPVDSLVQLDEQLWKFIDTAGLRKKVKNAQGHEYYASLRTRGVIDAAEVCIMLIDASEEISEQDQRVLNMVLEAGKALVIAFNKWDLMDEDRRYYLDREIDQQLSHLPWVTRVNISAETGRALQKLEPAMIEALESWDQRVSTGQLNNWMREAIAANPPPMKNNRLPRVLFATQASTQPPTIVLFTTGFLDAAYRRYLERKFRERFGFHGTPIRIAVRVRERRGKKR; encoded by the coding sequence ATGACTAATCACGATCCCCAGGAAGAGTCGGAGACTCAGTTCCATTACCCGGCCGGAAAGTTCGATGATGAGGTGGTAGAAGCCGCTCCTGGTTGGGCCGCCGATGATTTCAATACCGAGGAATTCGACTATGACTTCGATGACTCGGAATTTGGTGAGGCTGATTATGGCGATGACGCACAGACCGAAGACGCACTGAGTGAAGAGGAGTGGGAGGAGCTCTCCCGCGCTTTCGGTGTGGAGTCCGATGATCGCACCGAAGAGGCTTTGTGCACGGTGGCCGTAGTCGGTCGCCCAAATGTGGGTAAGTCCTCCTTGGTTAACCGTTTCCTTGGCCGCCGCGAAGCGGTGGTAGAGGACCACCCTGGCGTTACTCGTGACCGAATTTCCTACGTTGCGGACTGGAACGGTCAGCGCTTTTTGGTGCAGGACACCGGCGGCTGGGATCCCAACGTGAAGGGCATCCATGCAGCAATCGCTCGCCAGGCAGAGGTAGCGATGGAAACGGCTGATGTCATCGTCATGGTGGTGGATACCAAGGTGGGCATCACGGAGACGGATGAGGTCATGGCTCGCCGCCTGCAAAAGTCCCCCGTGCCCGTGATTTTGGTATCGAATAAGTTCGATTCCGATAATCAGTACGCGGATATGGCGGAATTTTATGCCTTGGGCCTGGGGGATCCGTGGCCCGTATCCGCCCAGCATGGTCGCGGCGGTGCGGACGTGCTCGATGAGATTTTGCGTGTCTTCCCTGAAGAGCCCCGGCAAACCGCGATTACCTCGGGGCCGCGCCGAGTAGCACTGGTGGGCAAGCCTAATGTGGGCAAGTCCTCGCTGCTGAATAAGCTCACCAGCGAGGAGCGCTCCGTGGTGGATAACGTTGCGGGAACCACTGTGGATCCGGTGGACTCGCTGGTCCAATTGGATGAGCAACTGTGGAAGTTTATCGATACCGCGGGCCTGCGCAAAAAGGTAAAGAATGCCCAGGGGCATGAGTACTACGCCTCCTTGCGTACTCGCGGCGTCATCGATGCTGCCGAAGTCTGCATCATGCTTATCGACGCCTCTGAAGAGATTTCCGAGCAAGACCAGCGCGTGCTCAATATGGTACTCGAGGCGGGCAAGGCCCTGGTGATTGCGTTTAATAAGTGGGACCTCATGGATGAGGACCGCCGTTACTACCTGGACCGCGAGATTGATCAGCAGCTGAGCCACTTGCCGTGGGTAACGCGCGTTAATATTTCAGCAGAAACTGGCCGCGCTCTACAGAAGCTAGAACCGGCTATGATAGAGGCGCTGGAGAGCTGGGATCAGCGTGTCTCCACGGGCCAGCTGAATAACTGGATGCGTGAGGCTATTGCGGCTAATCCACCGCCAATGAAGAACAATCGCCTGCCGCGAGTGTTGTTTGCCACCCAGGCATCTACGCAGCCGCCGACCATTGTTTTGTTCACGACAGGCTTTTTGGATGCGGCGTATCGCCGCTATCTCGAGCGCAAGTTCCGCGAGCGCTTTGGCTTCCATGGGACGCCTATTCGCATCGCGGTTCGAGTAAGGGAGCGCCGCGGCAAAAAGCGCTAG